Sequence from the Toxoplasma gondii ME49 chromosome Ib, whole genome shotgun sequence genome:
aaaccctaaaccctaaaccctaaaaaaccctaaaccctaaaccctaaaccctaaaccctaaaccctaaaccctaaaccctaaaccctaaaccccaaaccctaaaccctaaaccctaaaccctaaaccctaaaccctaaaccctaaaccctaaaccctaaaccctaaaccctaaaccctaaaccctaaaccctaaaccctaaaccctaaaccctaaaccctaaaccctaaaccctaaaccctaaaccctaaaccctaaaccctaaaccctaaaccctaaaccctaaaaccctaaaccctaaaccctaaaccctaaaccctaaaccctaaaccctaaaccctaaaccctaaaccctaaaccctaaaccctaaaccctaaaccctaaaccctaaaccctaaaccctaaaccctaaaccctagaccctaaaccctaaaccctaaaccctaaaccctaaaccctaaacagACCAAGGTCGCATTAGTTGATTGGTTGTGCGTATGTGGTGCTCATCCGGAGACAGACGTAGTGCagtgagaggaaaaacaagagcGGAACAACCGTGAGAAGCTAGACGGTCGATCTGAATTAATGGATACACAAAGTCACCGTGTCTGTGGCTGGGGGGTTGTGTCGGACGAACGCATCTTCAACGACGAAATTTTCCAAATATGGTAAGTGTCGTACCCCACGACCTCCCATGAGAAGACCCCATCCTCTGGCCGTGCTGATGGACGACTTCCGTGTCCAAGCGGGTTATGCGTCGTGTTACACTACTCCGTTCCGGTTTCGAATGGTAACCCCAATTCATCACCAACCAGAGAAACATCTCTCAAACCCGGCTGTTCAAGTAACAACAGAAAGGAGGAATACAGCCCCGTATGAGCTTCAGAGTCTCTCTGCCCGACGTCACCGTACTCGCAGAAGAGGGCCTGTAGAAACTGGCGTCTCGGGTCGAAGGCTAGGCTATTCCGTTTCTTACGGCTTCATGCCGCTCTGATCGTGTTGTCGTCACGGGGCAGGGAAATCTTGCGACAAAGTTTTCGAGGCTAAAGTTGAAGCAAAGCCACCTTGCCAGTGACATAGTGGTGCATTGCACGTGGGGCAGGCTTCGTTTTGACTACGGGAAGATAAGGAGCGGCCAGCACAGTGACGCAGAATTGCTGGAACTTCTCACATGAGCAGGGCAGTCCAGTGAAATAGGCATGGTGCTATCTTTGACTGTGTATCTTGTACCTAGTTTCTTTCCCATTTCTACGAACGACAGCTGTACAGGAGTGGTGTGTATCTTGTCGTGCAACTACCTGAACCATGTTACCCGTATGATGTGCATGAGACTGGTTTCTTCTGACGTGACGTCAGCAGCAGAGCCATAGTCTCACTCGCCTGCAGCAGGTCTACAATTTCCTGCCCAGAGAGCACGTGGCCTGCACCCACAGCTATGCTGCAAAGAGGAACCAAATCCTGCCCAACTGAAACAGGCTGCGCAGCAACTGTGGTGAACACGTACGGCAGAAAGTAAATCTTATGGATTGATCCCTAGTCAATGGGCCCTTTGCCGTCGATATTCATTCAGTCTGAGCTACAGGGTCTTCTGAGCGCCACCACACGCGCTCTATCATGCGACTGCAGCCAGCACAGCAAAGTCAGAATCCATCCGACACCGAAAGGTCCAGTATTCGCAATCTCCTGCCTGTCGGCCCACCAAAAGCTCCGCCCGAATGAGCTGCGGCCCAAGCCCACTCTTCCAGTATAAATCAAGCTTATGTCACTCAAATGCAAGAGGTGCAACTGTACCAAGACAACGACCAACTCTGCGCTCCTCTGTCCCACTCCAGGCGTCTGTCAACGCGATAACGTGTCGgccctaaaccctaaaccccaTCCACAAACCCCTGGAAACCCTAAATCCCCTTAAAACCCCAAACCACCTAGAAACCCTAACCCCCCTAGAAACCCCAAACCTCCTAAAATCCCTAAACCCCCTAAAAAAAAACCACCTAGAAACACTAAACCCCTTGGAGACCGTAAAAACCCTACACCCCCTGGAACTACTCAACACAGTAGAAACCCCAGAAACCCTGAGCCCACTAGAAACATTAAACCATCCAGAAACCCTCAACTATAAACTCTAAAACCTAAAGAAACCCCAAACTATAAAATacctaaaccctaaaacccgaaaccctaaaccctaaaatacctaaaccctaaaaccctaaaccctaaacgTAAAAAAAACCTAAGGACCCTAAAAAAACCCAAAGACCCTAAACAAACCCTAGACCCTAAACGAACCCAAAAAAACAGACCCTAAAGAACCATAAAAGCCAAttgtgtctttgtttcaTGTGGGGGGTCGCTGAAAAAACCGTGAGTGTAGCAACCATACGTGTTTTGCACTTCTGGAGACCACCGAAAGTAGTCCCACAACGAGTAGTCTCTTCCTGGCTTTACAGTGACAGGCATCGTGCCGAATAGGTCCTCTCAGTTGTATCAACATTGCAAATAACGGGCGCACTTACGGGGAACGTCCGCAGCACCACACGAAAAAGGGTATGTACTCGGCAGCAGGTGGCTCTCTGATCGTGCTCCAGCTTCTACAGTGGTTGCAGCCTGTCACAAGACACTCCTTAAGCGTCTGGCATATTCTACATGTTCTAGTTACTTCATCGTGCAACATTGCTACGCCTCACTAAGTAGACAATGCAGCGACTCGACGTGACTTAAGCAGCACATCGTACATGTGCACGAAGCCTGTCTCTGAAAGCGATGGGAATGCACCGGGCATTCAAGAGCAACATATTTATTTTTTTTCACTGTTAGTTCATTCTAGACAAAGAAGTTGATGACACATCTTTGTCGCAGTCACCAAAACACATTTTTCGAACACGTACAAGGAAGTCTACCAGCAGTTAACTGTCCTGAGCCATGCCACTTTAATTTTAGTGCATCAAAAGAAAGATGACACTCGATAATAGCCTTCGGACTCGTCAGCAGAGTCGAAGAGACCGGGGGTGTAGGTCTGCATAGTGTCTGTCATGGTGCCTGATAACATACTGCGATCTATCACCGCAGTGCAGCAGCGAAAGACCGACTTGGAAACTGTCTTGTCCGCGATAAACGAGATCATCAAGCCACGAACTGCTGAAGTCGTGCCGGTAGAAGGCGCGACCCCCTCCCACAGATTCGTTGAACTGATACGTCACCGGCGACGTACATTGCCTGCCAAAGAATAGGTAGAAAGTAGCTTCTACGTTGCCCTTCATTCTGCAAAGACAAACACAGTCGTCACCAATGAAGTGATTGAAAGGTATGCTGCGGCAGATACAGCCACATTTTTTACGCAACACTTTAGTTTCCTCCTGAAGAGCTCTACCCGTGGCAATGTCATCGTTCTTGTTGGCCGGCCCGCCACTCAACAAGTGGACACACGACTTTCCTAATCTGCACTGCCGATTCTGCTGGTCAGCGGGAATTCCTGTTAAACATTATTGGTAGTGTCATAATGCGATAACCCCAGCATCATCTTAAATGCTATTGCTGCAGAGGTTATTTTCAAAAGCAAAGCAAGGTCAGGCTACACTCACCGGACGAGCAAAGCCGGGCAGGCTTTTCTGCGGGTGCTACCGGTGTGACTTTTCCCAGCGACGGCTTCGCGGTGTTTGTGTTTTGTCCCAAACGGGTACAGGATAAACTGCAGTTGGCAGCTTCTTCTATTTTCGCTTCGCAACCATGGACTCACGATCCGACGTGGCAGCTTGCCCTCTCGAGCAAGTAATGCTAGATTCGGTACCACCCAGCAGATCATGTCTGTCTCATACAGGCCAGTAACTATTGTCGGTTGCCTGTCGATCAGTAGGGCCAGTGACGTGTGCAGGAGCATGTTGTCGTGAAGCAGATGAGCGTTCAGTGATGTCAGCTTCTGTACTTTTCGATTTCTCTGAACGTTGATACGGCAAGAATTCACAAGCAGGACGAGAGGGTTTATTAGAATAAGTGTCCGTGTGCATTTTGATGTCTTGCCACAAAAGAGGACTGGGGAATCCCGACACCTGACTGTCACTCTCGAGGTGGTAAGGCGGCACTTGTTGGATTCGTGTGAAATACAGATTGGACACGCGCCCTCTGATTTCTACTCTATGACGCCTAAATGAATGCGAATGACTTTGGGTAGTCTATCCTCTGCTGCCTTGCCAAAATAACGAAAGCTCCCAAGCCGCCGCCTCCCATGTGGTGGTTTTCTCTCAGGCGACCAATGGCTGGTGGCTACAGAAACCTAGCAAGCTCTTGTTAACGACACTTCCCAGCACAATACATATTGTTCTCAGTTGCAATGTAAGTTTCACAAGCAAGGGAAATGGGTCTTATAACAGGTTGTTACTGTAGAGCTGCACATCGGCGCCCTACATCGAAGTTAGTAGTGTCATAAGACAGTAATATACAGCGTGAT
This genomic interval carries:
- a CDS encoding hypothetical protein (encoded by transcript TGME49_207350), with translation MWLMKGNVEATFYLFFGRQCTSPVTYQFNESVGGGRAFYRHDFSSSWLDDLVYRGQDSFQVGLSLLHCGDRSQYVIRHHDRHYADLHPRSLRLC